From Synechococcus sp. A10-1-5-1, a single genomic window includes:
- a CDS encoding D-alanyl-D-alanine carboxypeptidase family protein: protein MDDIPLAKRTVSPSLQRKRRTPVALASAGGALVLVGSVLYALRAPILQKLAPVPVAGLSARLSSDGRLLGHFPYPEAGDAELISIGPGVALNAQAAEALREMRRAADAEGVDLRVLSAFRSIALQKQIFFDVKSERNQSARERARVSAPPGFSEHSTGYAVDFGDGRRPETHLAPSFDSTESFAWLKRNANRFHFVLSFPEDNRQGVSYEPWHWRFEGSADALKTFDAAGKFSD from the coding sequence ATGGATGACATACCCCTCGCCAAGCGCACTGTCTCCCCCAGCCTGCAGCGCAAACGCCGGACTCCCGTCGCTTTGGCGAGTGCAGGCGGAGCACTGGTGTTGGTGGGTTCAGTTTTGTATGCGCTGAGGGCTCCGATCCTGCAAAAGCTGGCCCCTGTTCCGGTGGCCGGACTAAGCGCACGGTTGAGCTCCGATGGGCGTCTGCTCGGCCACTTCCCCTATCCCGAGGCCGGCGATGCGGAGTTGATCAGCATTGGCCCGGGCGTCGCGCTGAATGCCCAGGCAGCCGAAGCGCTTCGTGAGATGCGCCGGGCTGCCGATGCCGAGGGTGTGGACCTCAGGGTTTTGAGTGCCTTCCGCTCGATTGCTTTGCAGAAGCAGATCTTTTTTGATGTCAAATCGGAGCGCAACCAAAGCGCCCGTGAACGAGCCCGAGTCAGCGCTCCGCCGGGTTTCTCGGAGCACAGCACTGGTTATGCGGTTGATTTTGGTGATGGCCGCAGGCCAGAGACCCATCTCGCACCGAGTTTTGACAGCACCGAATCTTTTGCCTGGCTCAAGCGCAATGCCAACCGCTTTCACTTCGTTCTCTCGTTTCCTGAGGACAACCGTCAGGGCGTGAGCTACGAGCCCTGGCACTGGCGCTTTGAAGGATCGGCTGATGCTTTGAAGACCTTTGATGCCGCTGGCAAGTTTTCGGATTAA